A segment of the Cotesia glomerata isolate CgM1 linkage group LG2, MPM_Cglom_v2.3, whole genome shotgun sequence genome:
GGGTTCATATCCGGGACTCTGTTTGCCGGGTGTGTAAGAATAAAACTATTGGTCCAGTATGTGTTTGGAAGCAATATAAACCAGTGGAACGAGGGCTCGAAGATAAAACCTTCTTACCTGGAGACTCTACGCGAGTTAGTGGACGCAGATCAATTGCAGAGTGTTGTGGGTGCTGCCTTCCGGCCTAATCACATTGAACAGGCGTTACAACACGTTCTAGATCCAGATGCGATTGGTagtacaattattaaatttagatGACTGCTCAATGTCTTCTTggttattatatatttatattataacatattaactaataatttaacagAGTAACTAAATGgtgattataaaattaattcaggtGAATCATGTTTGTATCGATCAACTCAGTCCACATGTACAGTCTTTTAAGTCACGATAGTTTTTTATCGCGATTGTTGTATTGTATAAGGGAtgtttaaagtttattataaatatctacaatttattttacgaaataaatctattgtcattaatatttttttttttataaattaattgttatttagatatcaaaaaattagcaataagtacagagtaaaaaaaaaatttaataggaaTGCAAATAAGTGttttaacttaaattactTGGGCTTGCCACGGAATTTACTTCCTCCAGCACCTCTACCTCTTTTtgccggaccttttttatcgTCAgcctgaaaataaaattaatttagtgatttactagcaaccttgcagtcactatgtgactgctgtgatttatgaactataaataaataacattttactttattaaataattacttttattaaattgcactgtaatttcttaaatattgacgtctttaaagatataagctcatttcgatggtacactcatcaagagctttcaattgagtacccacatgcattttgatatatttttcatatatacatatatataaatatatgaaaaattgatgtgggtactcaaatgaaaggtcttgatgagtgtaacatcaggatgagcttatatcttaaaaaatgtcaatagttcagaatacatttgttaaattgcactgtgctttcttaactattgacgtcttttaagatataagctcatcccgacattacactcatcaagagctttcatttgagtacccacatgcattttgatatatttttcatatatacatatatacataaaatatataaatatatgagaaattgatgtgggtactcaaatgaaaggtcttgatgagtgtaacatcaggatgagcttatatctttaaaaatctcaataattaagaagtaaTGTTGTATCTTGTCACCTAATGAtgttattaaagatataagctcatcttgatgttacactcatctagacctttcattagagtacccacatgatttttttttatatatttcatatattttatatatatgatatttatgaaatatataaaaaattgatgtgggtactcaaatgaaaggtcttgatgagtgtaacatcaggatgagcttatatctttaaatttatcaataattaagaaatgatgttgtatcttgtcacctaatgatgttattgaagatataagctcatattgatgttacactcatcgagacctttcatttgagtacccacatgatttttttatatatttcatatattttatatatatgacatttatgaaatatataaaatatatgaaaaattgatgtgggtactcaaatgaaaggtctcgatgagtgtaacatcaggatgagcttatatctttaagtgtcaatagttcacgagatacagggtcatttcttatttatgtatctagaaatagagcatttttcaAATGTAGCCTAAacacttatcatcataaattgactactGGTGGGAAttatatgaaaccttgaaaaggcacaaattcaagtcaagatctTTGCACTGTCACTAAACTCctctaaaaaaaccgattttatcatatgactatcccggagacaaaatttttcttattctcttaataatatagataatacaagataaatttttcaattaataaaataaaaatggtacttttaataattaccttGCGTTTAGAAGGAGTTGTACtaggaataattttaaagaacgaATCTAGCCGTCCTTGAGTAGACGCTCCCTTGGCTTTCATGAGTTTTTTGCAGCCATTCCTGATCCTGTCTTCAGCAAACTGTTTATCACCACACATAAACTTAACAAGACCTTCTTCATCGGGTTCTCCCCACTTGAAGTCAATCTCTTCAGCCTTAGTGATCTCTGGATTCCTGAACAGCTCTCTCGCTTCTTTATAGTTCCAGTCTTCAGGTACGGAGTATTTTTTAGTGTCAatattttcaagaattttctcCAAGCACCGATGAGTTTTAATCAGCTCGACAGCTCTTTTCGGACCAATACCTTTGATGCTTCCCGTGTAATCGCACCCCAGCATGATACACAGGTCTATAAATTCATCTTTATTCAACTCCATCTCCGCAAGTACTTTGTCGAGGTGAATTTCTTGCACGGGCATTTTTCTTGCTTCTGAAAAAGTCAATCGACGAAGTAGAATGTTACTACCGAATGTCAAAGCATCCATATCTTCAGTAGCTGTCGCGTATATTTTTCCAGACTTCACTAACTCTGCGCATTGAGCTTCAGCTTCGCACGGAGCCttgaatttattagtaaaaataataattaattagtaaaactaataaaaaataagtaaaactattaatcaatcaatcagctaaaaaaataataataattacagtaaTATAAGGAATTCCCATCAAAGTAAGAAGCTGCTTAGCTTCTGCAGCATGAGCGGTAGTAACTTTTACCAACCGTCTGTTGAATCTTTCAACATCCTCTGCATTACCAGCTTCCTCAGCAGCTTCAAGAGCTTTTTGAGCTTCCTCACGTCTCTCAGCACGTTTTGCCAGCTCTCCACCCTTCAAATTAGGAGGCTTGCCATCAAAAACATACAGAGGCTTAACTCCATTGTCTACAAGTCTGATGGTCCTGTAAAACATTCCCATCAAGTGACTCGTTGTCTCACCATCAGCTGATGTCAGTTGTGCTCCTTCACTTCTCacagcaattaaaaattggtacAAGCACATAGAAGCATCGATCGCTACTTTACGACCTGTAATTATGACGAAtgttagtattatttattatgaaagttaagttagccgacatctaaaaatctctagaaatttttttattgacaaactTATtacagaataattaaaaaaaaaaaaaattttcatttgtaaaaaacttgaaaaactgtaagtgcaatttttttttaatattttctagttaatatttagtaaatgaaaaaaatatcaaaaaatttaaaacgtcggctaacttttggcataataataaagttagccgacgattttaatttttttttaataattaaattagaacaaaaaaatattttttaaaaattgcacttacagtttttaaaatattttacaagtgaaattttttttttaaatcattttttcaattctaaaaatttttaaatgtcggctaacttaattttcatactttaggcttatttatttatttatttatctatttatttatttaaacaccACTCGGCAATTGTACAGAATATTTACATATGATAGTGTAAAGTGATACAAGGAACCAATATCTATATAAAAGAAATCGGAATCCacataaacaaattaaaaaaagaaaatgaaaggAATAGTTCAACATAGTTACTATTGATACCAGGAATATTATTatcttgacaattttttaatcttaatcaataaacaaattagtcttaaaaaattattcttaaaaattgcactttcaatttgtaaaaatttttacaaatttttttttactgaaaataacaattatttgtcaaaaaaattattaaattaatttatgaaaattaagttagccgacatctaaaaatttttagaatcttttttattgaaaaaattattatagaaaagtaaaacaaaattttaatttgtaaaaaacttgaaaaattatgaaaataatttttaaaaaatactaatttaatagaaaaaaaatcaaaaaattaaaagcgtcagctaactttagtattaaaattaatttccatcatgtaatttaattttttaaagattttaccttcataatttataacattaatttaaagttagctgtcactagagaattttttaattttttttaacaaaatgcatttttaatttttaaaaatttttatatatcaatttttttgatacttttttttttgccataatttattttaataaaaaaattctaaaaatgattaaatatctgcATCATTCATAATTTATGTGTGTGTCGAGTAAACAGAGGTTAACttaccaaaataattttttaattcacttTCTTTTAATGCACTAGGTGCAATATCAGCAATCACCTTTGATAAGCCAAGAATACCCATGGCGAagagttataaatttaaatattaattactttcaatgaaatgtattaatttagattgtaattataaaatcacaaaCACAACCGGCACCAACAACCAACAACTCACTGTTTCCCGcgaatttaacaaaaaataccATCCTCAGAACCCAGAAAgaagcaaaaaataatttttatttgacagATTTGCCACCAGATGGCGCCAGTAGTAATTTTATACTCCCAACTCCAACAAACCACAATTGTCACAGAGTAATTCAAGTCTGACAACAGATGGCTAACAGTCATTGATATATTATCAGCCGAATAAATATGTGATCACATcataacaatagtaataaatagCTAATTTTGTGATCCATTAACCTATGTGATCACAAGGGTAGGGTGTCTGTCAGTGATAAgtcataataaaatgttttgtttaaaatatatattaatttaaatttttttgaagaaattggtgctatttatataaaaatattaataattgactaGTTAATATGTAATCAATTATTGtagatgacaataataattttattggagtAATGTACTTGCTGATGAAACAATAATTGATaagtattgatatttttagcaGAGCTAGTTggttatttaataatcatattagtaaaaataatggcTCAGTGTAAATTAACACCACGTGAATTTATCAGCAATGCATTTTCGCCTCAAATTGGTGCCGTCTGTTCGGCAGCTGCTGATGCTGTCtgtcagaaaaataatttgtcatttattgaattattacaaCCTTTTTGTAATCTTACAACTGAAGGTAATTTTTAGACTTAAATATTTGGCAGTGGTACAGTAGTAAAACAAGTTTACCTAATAGATgctgtatatttataaaaatacctGCAtctattatttacaatacctcaaataaataatcagaCCTCAATGTGCtcaatgatactaaagttagcagacattcaacaatttttgactttttgaatcactaaaaattataagtaaaaaactatttttaaaaaattgcacttaaaactattcaaatttaatgaaactaaaattaaccgacagcaaaaaatttttattttgtttttattaattgaattagcaataaaaaaatattttaaaaaaattgcacgtatagtttttcaaattttttacatgtgcaattttttcttttaatttttttgttattattttattaataaaaaaaattttctaaaattgtcAGCTGTCtggtaattttatttccatcaaatttatgacactgaagttagcagacgtctaaaaattttttattttttttattaattaaattacaactaaaaagatatttctaaaaaattgtacttatagtttttcaagttttttacatgtgaaattttttttttaattgtttaattcaaattatttcaataaatagtttattaaaattaatttagcagatatttaataattttaagaattttataacaaataaattatagcaaaaaaaaaattagaaaaaaaaattgacatttagaaattaaaaaaaataaaaaatgcaattttttagaaataattttttggagcaaatttatttattaaaaaaaaattaaaaaattgttaagtgactgctaactttaatatcataaaaagtttctataaattttgaaatgtcggttaacttcattttcattcaaattttctacatgtcaaatttttttttttaattctatttaaataattttttcaataaaaaagattttcaaatgtcgactgacttaattttcatgtatgctaattatttattcgttataaatttattaaaaatgaccaATAACAATAGTTTGATTCCCGCAGGTCACATAAAAGATCCCCAAGGATCAACAATCGCGGTGCGAAATCTCCGTCTGTCAATTCTTGACATTTATGGCCAACCACCCGAGCCCAGTGTGGCACGAAAAATGCTCAATGACTCTGTAAGTTCAGAGCAGTGCGAACGTACTACTTCCATAAGAATAGGATCCACTGACCTGGACATTCCACTGTCAGTTCCTTGGTTCGAATCTTGGCGCGAGATGTTTCTCAACGTGCAATTTCCCTCCGACCATGAATTCACCAAACATTTTTTAGCCTGCATGATCGTCGTATCGACAGCTGATGAGAATCctttggaaaaaattcaacaaatgGCTGCTCAGTTGCATCAAAGCACTCCTGGAAAGCTGCCAAAATGGTTCAACAACAATGCATTGAGatattacattttaatttacgACGGAGCTCAGGATGAAAAAGCcaagtatgtttttttttacaagacaaatgaatcatttatttgagaaacttcACAAGCTTCATAAACTTCAATACATATTTTGTACtctatttcataaatataatgaatGATTgacgcagaaaaaaaaataaattaatgatgtTATCACCATTTTGTTCGTTTTGgtgagaaaccccataagtcaatCAACTCTAAATCATCTAtaatattaagagaataaacaaaattttgtggccaaagtatttatatgataaaatgggtttttatggttaaatttggtatcgttggaaaagtcgacttgaatttgtgccttatcaaggtttcatatcattctcaccaacagacaatttatgatgataactTATCATTGATAAGTATATAGGCTGCATCCGAAAATGCTCCATGTTTAGATACATaaataagaaatgaccttttatctggtaaactattgacatttttaaagatataagctcatcccgatgttacactcatcaagagctttcatttgagtacccacatcaatttttcatatattatatatatgtatatatgaaaaatatatcaaaatgcatgtgggtactcaaatgaaacctcttgataagtataacatcgggatgagcttatatctttaaaaatgtcaataattaagaaatggcattgtatcttgtgaattattgacattttcaaagatataagcccatcccgatgttacactcatcgagacctttcatttgagtacccacatcaatttttcatatattttatatatttatatatatgaatatatgaaaaatatatcaaaatgcatgtgggtactcaaatgaaagctcttgatgagtgtaacatcgagacgagcttatatctttaaaaatgtcaataattaagaaattatcttatatctcgtgaactattgacatttttaaagatataagcttatcccgatgtcacactcatcgagacctttcatttgagtacccacattaatttttcatatattttatatatttataaatatgaatatatgaaaaatatatcaaaatgcatgtggctactcaaatgaaagctcttgatgagtgtaacatcgggatgaccttatatctttaaaaacgtcaatatttaagaaagtacagtgcaatttgagaaaagtcattatttaataaagcaaaattttatttatttatagttcacaagtcacagtAGTCACATAGTTAGGTTGCTagctattattaataatagtaatcaacaattaaatttgttcATGTTCAAATCTTTTTCAGGGACCCTAACTCTATTATTGTTCATCATTAATTCATTATATTAATGCaaacttaacataaaaaaatgtttttttgcttCTCCTGAAAAATGTAGTATTTTTTATGGAGTATCTCAAATAAATGAttctaaaaattctataaataacactaaaatttccagcaaataaaatattattttatttttagagccGAGTCGGTGTTTACAGAGATGAAAAACCTGTACGACGCCAACAATTGTTTCCTCTTACAAATGAACTCCCGACCACCAGGTCAAATGGACGACAACATGTACCTCCCGGACCCTTGGAGCCAGTTCTTAGTAAAATACACCGACTTGACAAGTAGCGACCACAGTAGTAGCCCCCGAACCCCCGCAGATACCGGAGGAGTCAGCGCAATGCCTAATCAAGTGACCAGCGGAACTGATAAGCCTTCCAGCCAAGCTGGAACGCCAGTAGCGCCTCAAAACCCGGTTCTACTATCTCCCGACATCACCGACAAAATATCTCTATCCTCCGAGATCTCCGAAGTAGTATCAATTCCCGTAGAAGTAGCTCAAGAAGTCGTCCCCGTAACAATCCACCCTTTGAGCCCCGACAGCGAAAAGCGCTTCAGTTCTTTCTCAGACTCCACCACAAAATCCCAGTATCAGCCATTAACAGGCTCCCCAATAAACGCCAATGTATGGGCAGACTCTCCAAGTCGCCCGATTGCGCAACACGGTGCAAGACTATCAACCCAAGACCTGGAAAGAATTAGAACCTTAGTAACagaattttgtataaaaagcCTACTGCCTTACGTTGAGAAACAAATAGCCCTTTTAAATGACGTTatatctaataaaaaaggcGTAAGCCGATCACTATTCAGCGCAACTAAGCGTTGGTTCGGTACAAGCAAACCCGGAGCTCCAGGCTCTGCGCCAAGTAACGCGGTAATTTATTCCCTAGAATCCTCCGAATTACAATTGCGTCGGCTAGGCGATCTGTGCTTCATGTTCGGTCATTACACGCTAGCCTATCAAGCTTATCACAGCGCAAAGCGCGACTTTGCCGCGGACCAAGCTTGGCTTTACTACGCCGGAGCTCTAGAAATGGCTGCTTTAAGCGCGTTTATGCAAGGAGAAATGACCAGAAAGACAGTAGAGTATATGGACGATGCTATTTTAACTTACTCGAACTCTTGCAAAATGCCTCAGTTCGCAACTCGGGCGACGATCCTCAGCGCAGAGTGTCTAAAAGGCCGTAACTTGTACGGAGACGCTGCCAAGCAGCTGATCCGCATGACCAGCGAAGATTCCGACCTAAGATCGGCTCTGCTGCTCGAACAAGCGGCCTActgttttatttcttcaaaaatgaTGCATAAGTACGCCTTCCACGCAGTATTAGCCGGTCACAGGTTCTCCAAAGCCGGCCAGAGGAAACATTCTTTAAGATGTTACCAACAAGCCTATCAAGTTTACTCCAACAAAGGCTGGGCTCTCGCAGAGGATCACATCCACTTCACAATAGGCCGGCAAGCGGCTTCACTTAAGCAAGTTGAAGAGTCTGTTAGAGCTTTTGAGAAACTTCTCAGTCCTTCTAGTAAACAGCCGGCTGTTCAGCAGGCCGCTTTTCTCCgtgaatttttacatattaataatttagttatcCAACAAGTACCCGCGCATTTTAATGGACTTCCAATTCTACCTCTACCTCTTATTGACGGCAACGAAATTAAAGTATTACTAGGACCAGTTTCAGGTGATAAAGATTATGatttatttgatcaagatGACACTGAAGCTTCCTCAAGGTGGTCTAAGTTGGAAGAAACTCTTGTTATAGAAGCTCAAGGCAGCGCTCCGATGATTTTTAAACCTTCTGTAGCgctttattctaaaaaaagcAACAATACCTCCAAGCCAAATGCAATTGTTGAGGAGCCTATTTACTTGTCAGTAGAATTACACAATCCTCTGAGGATCTCAATCCcgctttataaaataaagctTATTTGGTCGTTTACTAAAGACGGACAGACTGTTAGTAATGAAACTATGTCTGAAAACTCGCTCAGTGATTTTAGTTCTGTAGATACTAAAGTTGTGGAGTCAATTGTGCTCCAACCGAGTTCTAAATTAAGAGTTATGCTTACTTGTACCCCAACTCAGATGGGCGAGTTAAAGATTCTCGGGATTAGTTATTCCCTAGCGAATGCCAACGGTGCAAGTAATGATCTACCGGTGGTGAATCCTTCAATTATGATTCACGGTAAGCGTTTGTTTGAAATCAGAGGACCCAAATTGAAGAATGTTAAAGAAAAACCTGACGCTATTTTTTACGGAGTTGATTATAGGCTTGATATTAATGTTGTTGACAAAGCGCCTTTTATGCAAGTTTCTTTTACTAAAGTAACTACTGATATGCTGTGTGGAGAAATGCAACGGGTTGAAGTTACtcttaaaaatattggaaGCGCTCcgttgaataatatttttgtcgGGTCTACTGATGCAAGGCTATTTTGTTTAGAACGGGGATTAGATTCGGATATTAGCAATAAtttagtaaaagaaaaaagtaattgtGTAACGAAAATTCAATCAAAGGAAATTTTTGTTGGAGAAAGTTTAAAAGTTCCTTTGTGGATAAGAGCGCCTGCTGAAAAGGGTAGTCATAGATTAGacttgttattttattatgaaaattcgCGAGGTAAAAGCACGCCAAGGTACCGAGTTTCGAGACACTCTTGGCAATTACAAGTGAGTAATTCTGTTGAGATAAAAACAATTGTAAGACCTAGTGCTGTTACTAAGGACCATTTGCCGACGATGAATTTGGTGGTGCAAGTGAAAAATAGTAACCAGTCTCATGAGCCTTTTCGCAATGAAGTTACTTTGACAAAAATGTCGCTTAAAAGTGAGAGCTGGAAATTGGTAGCTCCGGTGGTGGACAGTTTTAAGTATAGAATTCAACCGCAAGAAACTTGTCATTTGTTGCTGAAATTATCGAGAAGGTTTAATGATGAGAGTGTGTGGTCGGATGTCTCGCTGAGTGAAGTAGATGAAGTGAAGTCGATAGCTAATACTCCTTATGCGGAGTTTGTGGAGAAAAGATTTAGTTCTCAGGAGGCGGGGGAGAGTAATCAAATTCTAGGTTTTAATTCGCCGCTGGTGGATACAGTTAAATTGGGAGCTACGATGATCTTGAGATGGCGGGCTAAGGTCATGGAAGGAGAGACGGTGGTTAGGGAGACTACTGGGCAGCATCATGTTGATTTGGAGCTGGTTAATAAAATGTACAAGCATCCGGAAGATGCTTTGACGGAGCCGAGTGAATATTCGACGAGGTTGAAGATCTTTGGG
Coding sequences within it:
- the LOC123259442 gene encoding flap endonuclease 1: MGILGLSKVIADIAPSALKESELKNYFGRKVAIDASMCLYQFLIAVRSEGAQLTSADGETTSHLMGMFYRTIRLVDNGVKPLYVFDGKPPNLKGGELAKRAERREEAQKALEAAEEAGNAEDVERFNRRLVKVTTAHAAEAKQLLTLMGIPYITAPCEAEAQCAELVKSGKIYATATEDMDALTFGSNILLRRLTFSEARKMPVQEIHLDKVLAEMELNKDEFIDLCIMLGCDYTGSIKGIGPKRAVELIKTHRCLEKILENIDTKKYSVPEDWNYKEARELFRNPEITKAEEIDFKWGEPDEEGLVKFMCGDKQFAEDRIRNGCKKLMKAKGASTQGRLDSFFKIIPSTTPSKRKADDKKGPAKRGRGAGGSKFRGKPK
- the LOC123259410 gene encoding trafficking protein particle complex subunit 8 yields the protein MAQCKLTPREFISNAFSPQIGAVCSAAADAVCQKNNLSFIELLQPFCNLTTEGHIKDPQGSTIAVRNLRLSILDIYGQPPEPSVARKMLNDSVSSEQCERTTSIRIGSTDLDIPLSVPWFESWREMFLNVQFPSDHEFTKHFLACMIVVSTADENPLEKIQQMAAQLHQSTPGKLPKWFNNNALRYYILIYDGAQDEKAKAESVFTEMKNLYDANNCFLLQMNSRPPGQMDDNMYLPDPWSQFLVKYTDLTSSDHSSSPRTPADTGGVSAMPNQVTSGTDKPSSQAGTPVAPQNPVLLSPDITDKISLSSEISEVVSIPVEVAQEVVPVTIHPLSPDSEKRFSSFSDSTTKSQYQPLTGSPINANVWADSPSRPIAQHGARLSTQDLERIRTLVTEFCIKSLLPYVEKQIALLNDVISNKKGVSRSLFSATKRWFGTSKPGAPGSAPSNAVIYSLESSELQLRRLGDLCFMFGHYTLAYQAYHSAKRDFAADQAWLYYAGALEMAALSAFMQGEMTRKTVEYMDDAILTYSNSCKMPQFATRATILSAECLKGRNLYGDAAKQLIRMTSEDSDLRSALLLEQAAYCFISSKMMHKYAFHAVLAGHRFSKAGQRKHSLRCYQQAYQVYSNKGWALAEDHIHFTIGRQAASLKQVEESVRAFEKLLSPSSKQPAVQQAAFLREFLHINNLVIQQVPAHFNGLPILPLPLIDGNEIKVLLGPVSGDKDYDLFDQDDTEASSRWSKLEETLVIEAQGSAPMIFKPSVALYSKKSNNTSKPNAIVEEPIYLSVELHNPLRISIPLYKIKLIWSFTKDGQTVSNETMSENSLSDFSSVDTKVVESIVLQPSSKLRVMLTCTPTQMGELKILGISYSLANANGASNDLPVVNPSIMIHGKRLFEIRGPKLKNVKEKPDAIFYGVDYRLDINVVDKAPFMQVSFTKVTTDMLCGEMQRVEVTLKNIGSAPLNNIFVGSTDARLFCLERGLDSDISNNLVKEKSNCVTKIQSKEIFVGESLKVPLWIRAPAEKGSHRLDLLFYYENSRGKSTPRYRVSRHSWQLQVSNSVEIKTIVRPSAVTKDHLPTMNLVVQVKNSNQSHEPFRNEVTLTKMSLKSESWKLVAPVVDSFKYRIQPQETCHLLLKLSRRFNDESVWSDVSLSEVDEVKSIANTPYAEFVEKRFSSQEAGESNQILGFNSPLVDTVKLGATMILRWRAKVMEGETVVRETTGQHHVDLELVNKMYKHPEDALTEPSEYSTRLKIFGPDRNIPDSNSVVKKDAVDESELQKNVITYSLGHSREIGHEFERNQICIVPVTLNLQNNSQSKVYVQIKTIGTSSQLYLPSVKSQLYVPQASTYFRYARHTTICCQIESYKRHSVKLQAVISSPGTYDLASRLDLSARLEQFDNFVPQKWRLESVCTVSEVHS